Proteins encoded by one window of Candidatus Poribacteria bacterium:
- a CDS encoding PIG-L family deacetylase: MPTEQTSNTDLQTIPLNILVFGAHPDDCDIKAGGVAALYLQQGHRVKFVSVTNGDAGHHEMGGGPLAQRRYAEAQAAAEVIGTLEYELLDNHDGELMPTLENRYKIIRTIREFRPDLIMTHRPNDYHPDHRYTSTLVQDAAYMVTVPNICALTPHLRKNPVIVYLSDGFMKPYPFTPDVVVGIDVVVEQKIDMLHCHVSQFYEWLPYNGGTLDAVPTDESARRAWLAERLLNRFSDTAEKYRDLLIALYGEETGAQVKYAEAFEGCEYGASLTAENIPTLFPFFT, from the coding sequence ATGCCAACCGAACAGACTTCTAATACGGATTTGCAAACAATACCACTAAACATTCTGGTTTTCGGGGCACACCCCGATGATTGTGATATTAAAGCCGGTGGTGTTGCTGCTCTATATTTACAACAGGGACATCGCGTTAAGTTTGTCTCTGTTACAAACGGTGATGCTGGTCACCACGAAATGGGTGGCGGTCCTTTAGCACAACGGCGATATGCCGAAGCACAAGCCGCCGCCGAAGTTATCGGAACCCTTGAATATGAACTGCTGGACAATCACGATGGCGAACTGATGCCGACGTTGGAAAACCGATATAAAATCATTCGTACAATACGTGAATTCCGTCCAGATTTGATTATGACACACCGCCCGAACGATTATCATCCCGACCATCGGTATACGTCAACGTTGGTGCAAGATGCGGCGTATATGGTTACGGTGCCGAATATCTGTGCGCTCACGCCACATCTGAGGAAAAATCCTGTTATTGTCTATTTGAGCGACGGTTTCATGAAACCCTATCCGTTCACACCGGATGTTGTTGTCGGCATTGATGTTGTTGTTGAACAGAAGATTGATATGCTCCACTGTCACGTCTCGCAGTTTTACGAGTGGCTTCCTTACAACGGTGGCACATTAGACGCTGTTCCTACTGACGAATCGGCGCGGCGCGCATGGCTTGCCGAACGGTTGTTGAATCGTTTTAGCGATACTGCTGAAAAGTATCGAGATTTGCTGATAGCACTCTATGGAGAAGAAACAGGCGCACAGGTCAAATATGCTGAGGCATTTGAGGGATGCGAATACGGAGCATCACTCACGGCAGAAAATATTCCAACCCTCTTCCCGTTTTTCACATAA
- the prmA gene encoding 50S ribosomal protein L11 methyltransferase translates to MNWAKITVTTSQEASEAVAHCLFEMNATGVELQDSTASTINLIAHYPLDDRVGARMQRLRDFLAELPTWGIEPHPATIDLQQVKSEKWEETWKAAFPPQRVGKRIFITPTWHDTQPNETDILIQLDPGMAFGTGYHPTTRLSLELLETTVEPHHNIADIGTGSGILTIAAVKLGAKHVDAIELDPTAIPVAAENFQANGVAAQVYLSQGDGLKGVESKYHLIIGNILTKAILPIIPDCAPRLHPKGIVIFSGILETEFAQVQLALEANRFEILQVISEAEDSITWVGIKAAL, encoded by the coding sequence ATGAACTGGGCAAAAATTACGGTAACGACCTCTCAAGAGGCATCCGAAGCTGTCGCGCACTGCCTCTTTGAAATGAACGCAACCGGTGTTGAACTCCAGGATAGCACCGCGTCCACAATAAACCTTATCGCGCACTACCCTTTAGATGACAGAGTCGGGGCGCGGATGCAGAGACTCCGTGATTTCCTTGCGGAACTTCCAACGTGGGGCATCGAACCACACCCCGCCACGATTGATTTACAACAGGTCAAATCTGAAAAGTGGGAAGAAACCTGGAAAGCCGCCTTTCCACCGCAACGTGTCGGAAAACGGATCTTCATCACACCGACCTGGCACGATACTCAGCCCAATGAAACAGACATCCTGATTCAACTCGACCCGGGCATGGCATTCGGCACGGGGTACCATCCGACGACGCGACTCTCTCTCGAACTATTAGAAACTACCGTCGAACCACATCACAACATCGCCGACATCGGAACAGGTTCCGGTATCCTAACGATTGCCGCTGTCAAGTTAGGGGCGAAACACGTTGACGCGATTGAACTCGACCCAACAGCAATTCCTGTTGCAGCAGAAAACTTTCAGGCGAACGGGGTCGCAGCACAGGTGTACTTGTCTCAAGGTGATGGACTCAAGGGAGTAGAAAGCAAATACCATCTTATTATCGGAAATATCTTAACAAAAGCGATTCTCCCGATCATTCCCGACTGTGCACCACGGTTGCATCCCAAAGGCATCGTTATTTTTTCTGGGATTTTGGAGACTGAGTTTGCGCAGGTTCAATTGGCTTTAGAGGCAAATCGGTTTGAAATCCTTCAGGTCATCAGCGAGGCAGAAGACAGTATCACTTGGGTAGGAATTAAAGCTGCGCTCTGA
- the dnaJ gene encoding molecular chaperone DnaJ — protein MRQKRDYYEILSVNRDADEDEIKKAYRKLAIQFHPDKNPGDKEAEDKFKEATEAYEVLRDPEKRGRYDRFGHAGLDDLGPDFGGFSVNLDDIFGDVFGDILGGFGGSRRAPKRGRSLQYNLEVTLEDVIHGKQVTIQVPRVESCLECEGSGARRGTSVITCPQCHGRGQVSQSQGFFTMSRTCPTCRGEGEIIQEPCQSCGGRGVVRNTRDIKLNVEKGVDTGFKYQLRGEGEVGIHGAPPGDLFVVINVVPHARFQRDRNDLITSARISFIQAALGGKITVESIDGAEELDIPPGTQYGAQLRIPNKGVPHYKRSYSGDLVVRMEIETPEHLNAEERRVLEEFAKLRGESYQHEHGGFWDKLLGRHEDEEDE, from the coding sequence ATGAGACAAAAACGCGACTATTATGAGATTTTGAGTGTGAATCGTGATGCCGACGAAGACGAAATAAAAAAGGCTTACCGTAAACTCGCTATCCAATTCCACCCCGACAAAAATCCTGGCGATAAAGAAGCCGAGGACAAATTTAAGGAAGCCACAGAGGCTTATGAGGTACTACGTGATCCTGAGAAACGGGGACGTTACGATAGGTTCGGTCACGCAGGACTTGATGATCTTGGTCCCGACTTTGGAGGCTTTAGCGTAAACCTTGATGATATTTTCGGTGATGTCTTTGGTGATATCTTAGGTGGGTTCGGCGGCAGCCGACGCGCCCCCAAGCGTGGACGCAGCTTACAATACAACTTAGAAGTCACTTTGGAAGATGTCATTCACGGCAAACAGGTCACAATTCAGGTGCCACGGGTTGAATCGTGTCTGGAATGTGAAGGGAGTGGTGCAAGAAGGGGGACGAGTGTGATAACGTGTCCGCAATGTCACGGCAGAGGACAAGTCAGCCAGTCCCAAGGTTTTTTCACTATGTCCCGCACCTGCCCAACATGTCGTGGCGAAGGTGAAATTATTCAAGAACCCTGTCAGTCTTGTGGCGGGAGAGGCGTTGTCCGAAATACGCGCGACATTAAATTAAACGTTGAAAAAGGCGTTGACACCGGCTTCAAATACCAATTGCGAGGCGAAGGCGAAGTAGGTATACACGGTGCGCCCCCGGGTGATCTATTTGTTGTTATCAATGTTGTACCACACGCGCGTTTTCAACGCGACCGAAACGATCTGATTACGTCAGCCAGAATCTCATTCATCCAAGCCGCGCTTGGCGGAAAAATTACAGTCGAGAGCATAGACGGAGCGGAAGAATTAGATATTCCACCCGGTACACAGTACGGCGCGCAACTCCGTATCCCCAACAAAGGGGTCCCGCATTATAAACGCTCCTATTCAGGCGATCTGGTTGTGAGAATGGAAATCGAAACGCCAGAACACCTCAACGCCGAGGAGCGAAGAGTGTTAGAAGAATTTGCGAAATTGCGCGGAGAATCCTATCAGCACGAACACGGTGGATTCTGGGATAAATTGCTGGGAAGACACGAAGACGAAGAAGACGAATAG
- the grpE gene encoding nucleotide exchange factor GrpE, which translates to MSEVKEIHIGTKVEEASADDTETSTDNDATENKEKTIATRMREMAEGALDTVKSEVKKEIEERVSRVEKTAANLKSEVKTEVEAIVQRVQKQYESEREDLLLTEIEKEVDAAVQQVHQEYKEERERLLRTAAEAENTKKRLQADYQRQIKFANEGILEGMVPVLDSLEAAIKSAVEKVEADDASPEFTSFNEGVELVHKQLLDALKIHGLEPIEAVGEAFDPNQHEALLVTPSDDVPEGQIIEEFRRGYMLHTRVLRASQVVVSQGPAEKEEEPNDDTSDDTETTDAVEEA; encoded by the coding sequence ATGTCTGAAGTTAAAGAAATACACATAGGAACCAAAGTAGAAGAAGCATCCGCTGATGATACAGAAACATCTACCGATAACGATGCCACTGAAAATAAAGAAAAAACGATTGCCACCCGTATGCGAGAAATGGCGGAAGGGGCACTTGACACCGTTAAATCGGAAGTGAAGAAAGAGATAGAAGAACGTGTTTCACGCGTCGAAAAAACCGCTGCCAACCTCAAATCAGAAGTTAAAACAGAGGTGGAGGCTATCGTCCAAAGAGTACAGAAGCAATATGAATCGGAACGCGAAGACCTGTTGCTGACAGAAATCGAAAAAGAAGTAGATGCTGCCGTGCAACAGGTGCATCAGGAATACAAAGAGGAACGCGAGCGGCTCCTACGCACAGCAGCAGAAGCTGAAAACACAAAAAAACGCTTGCAGGCCGACTACCAGCGACAAATTAAGTTCGCTAACGAAGGGATCCTTGAAGGAATGGTCCCGGTGTTGGACAGTCTGGAAGCCGCAATTAAAAGTGCCGTCGAGAAAGTTGAAGCAGACGATGCCTCACCAGAGTTTACAAGCTTCAACGAAGGTGTAGAACTCGTTCACAAACAATTATTGGACGCGCTCAAAATCCACGGGCTTGAGCCAATTGAAGCGGTTGGTGAAGCATTCGATCCGAATCAGCACGAAGCACTCCTCGTCACGCCATCGGACGATGTACCAGAGGGGCAAATAATCGAGGAATTTCGGCGTGGCTATATGTTACATACCCGTGTCCTACGCGCCTCACAAGTTGTGGTCTCGCAGGGACCGGCTGAAAAAGAAGAGGAACCAAACGACGATACGTCAGACGATACCGAGACCACTGACGCTGTTGAAGAGGCATAG
- a CDS encoding geranylgeranylglyceryl/heptaprenylglyceryl phosphate synthase: MRSNWVLDYLHEVLKKHRAGYFVLIDPEQCEAEKCVKLAREIELAGADAILLGGSFLTNDLHPIAKALKQEIELPLVLFPGDSMHLTPHADAILYISLISGRNPNYLISEQVKAAPWIQRYALKPIPTGYMLIEGGNKTAVEFMSGTMPIPRDKPDIAGPHALAAQYLGMQMVYLEAGSGAKHPVPGEMIATVKEQISIPLIVGGGIRTPEIAAKKVEAGADFIVTGNILEKNGSFELMEAFAKAIHA; this comes from the coding sequence TTGAGATCAAATTGGGTTCTTGACTACCTCCACGAGGTCCTGAAAAAACACCGGGCCGGCTATTTCGTTCTGATCGATCCAGAGCAGTGCGAAGCTGAAAAATGCGTCAAACTTGCGAGGGAAATTGAACTCGCAGGCGCAGATGCAATCTTGCTCGGCGGCAGTTTCTTAACGAACGATTTGCACCCTATTGCGAAAGCCCTCAAGCAGGAAATAGAACTCCCACTCGTCCTGTTTCCCGGTGATTCGATGCACCTCACGCCCCATGCTGATGCGATTCTATACATCAGCCTTATAAGTGGGCGCAACCCGAACTATCTCATTAGCGAACAGGTCAAAGCCGCACCGTGGATACAACGTTACGCACTCAAACCCATCCCTACCGGCTACATGCTTATTGAGGGTGGCAACAAAACCGCCGTTGAATTTATGAGCGGCACGATGCCTATCCCGCGTGATAAACCAGACATCGCGGGACCGCATGCATTGGCAGCGCAGTACCTCGGTATGCAGATGGTATATTTGGAGGCGGGAAGTGGTGCGAAACACCCCGTTCCAGGTGAAATGATAGCGACAGTGAAGGAGCAAATCAGCATTCCGCTAATCGTCGGTGGCGGTATCCGCACACCGGAAATCGCCGCGAAAAAAGTAGAAGCAGGTGCTGATTTCATTGTGACAGGCAACATCCTTGAAAAAAACGGATCCTTTGAACTCATGGAAGCTTTCGCTAAGGCTATTCATGCGTAA
- a CDS encoding RNA methyltransferase: protein MIDYDKVVDFLKRENLNANAVSRFKQAYRTFQETGKWHPAYEIFVTGWQQLNGVMLLEPTDTPNSDYQVHLTTTTERGLRELLLAFPRGRTGLFPRTENWIDDRLHDLLDANIVQSSTGSFYQGIKRGSSTISEQRAVSKRKDTIVSHLRKLASLKGKFDHTQFVIEGHLTVERAVEGGLPIETLLYTTEFVATSEGKDMLKRAAAENLSFYQVSNGVMGSVTTTRPVPSIIASVHLNYPNFLAESGSLNFHFSSRCSLLIAENIGNPDNLGMTLRTADAAGVSAVLLSGEGANPFHKNCIRASRGAVGRLPLFYTPNTGSAIEALHSAGWCVLGATASAENLLYEVEFSLPTAIVVGNENTGLTVETRERCTELVRIPMASGQSSLNVGIAAGVLLYELARQHRI from the coding sequence ATGATAGACTACGATAAGGTTGTTGATTTCTTAAAAAGAGAGAATCTGAATGCAAACGCGGTGTCCCGTTTCAAGCAGGCGTATCGGACCTTCCAAGAAACGGGCAAATGGCATCCTGCCTATGAGATATTTGTTACAGGCTGGCAGCAGCTTAACGGGGTTATGCTCCTGGAACCGACGGATACACCTAACAGTGATTATCAAGTTCATCTCACAACGACAACCGAACGCGGTTTGAGAGAACTGTTGCTCGCATTTCCACGAGGGCGCACAGGTCTGTTCCCCCGCACAGAGAACTGGATAGATGACAGACTTCACGACCTCTTAGACGCGAATATAGTTCAGAGCAGCACCGGTTCTTTCTATCAAGGTATCAAGCGAGGAAGCAGCACAATATCAGAACAACGCGCCGTCTCAAAACGGAAAGATACAATCGTTTCGCACCTTCGCAAATTAGCCTCCTTGAAAGGCAAATTTGACCATACCCAATTTGTCATTGAAGGGCATCTGACAGTGGAGCGAGCCGTGGAAGGTGGACTTCCGATCGAAACGCTGCTTTATACCACTGAATTCGTTGCGACATCGGAAGGGAAGGATATGCTCAAGCGCGCAGCAGCAGAAAATCTATCTTTTTATCAGGTAAGCAACGGCGTGATGGGTTCGGTCACAACCACAAGACCTGTGCCATCAATAATCGCTTCCGTTCATCTCAACTACCCCAACTTCCTTGCGGAATCTGGTAGCCTCAATTTTCACTTCAGTTCGAGATGTTCATTACTCATAGCGGAGAACATTGGAAATCCTGACAATCTTGGAATGACGCTACGGACAGCAGACGCGGCGGGCGTATCCGCCGTCCTATTGAGTGGGGAAGGTGCCAACCCCTTTCATAAAAACTGCATCCGCGCCTCTCGCGGGGCAGTTGGACGTTTACCCCTATTTTATACGCCAAATACCGGTAGCGCAATTGAGGCACTTCATTCGGCAGGTTGGTGCGTATTAGGTGCCACGGCAAGTGCCGAAAACCTGCTGTATGAGGTAGAATTTTCGCTACCCACGGCTATCGTTGTAGGTAATGAGAACACGGGGCTCACTGTTGAAACCCGTGAACGCTGCACAGAACTCGTCCGCATCCCGATGGCATCCGGACAATCGTCACTCAATGTCGGGATCGCAGCGGGCGTTTTACTCTATGAGTTAGCACGCCAACACAGAATTTGA